The following proteins are encoded in a genomic region of Triticum dicoccoides isolate Atlit2015 ecotype Zavitan chromosome 1B, WEW_v2.0, whole genome shotgun sequence:
- the LOC119332195 gene encoding glycine-rich cell wall structural protein 2-like — protein MATTKHLAIAVLVLLSIGTSTSARILLGYGPRGGGGGGGSGGGGGAGYGGSGSGSGYGEGGGSGGGISGGGYGHGGGGGGGGGEGGGAGSGYGSGEGSGYGSGAGGYGGGSGGGGGGGQGGGGSGYGHGSGEGSGYGGGASGGGGHGGGGGGGQGGGSGGCSGYGSGSGSGYGGAYGGGGGGGGGGGGQGGGSGYGSGSGSGYGYGSGGGFGNGRH, from the coding sequence ATGGCTACCACCAAGCATTTGGCCATTGCCGTTCTTGTCCTCCTTAGCATAGGCACGAGCACCAGCGCTCGAATCCTCCTGGGATACGGTCCTcgcggaggaggcggtggcggaggcagcggtggaggtggtggtgctGGCTATGGTGGATCAGGGTCTGGTTCTGGGTACGGCGAGGGTGGTGGAAGTGGAGGAGGTATTAGCGGTGGTGGATACGGCCATGgtggtggcggtggaggcggtggaggtGAGGGCGGAGGCGCCGGTTCTGGGTATGGGTCTGGGGAGGGCTCTGGGTACGGGAGCGGCGCCGGCGGGTACGGTGGCGGCAGTggcggaggaggcggtggcggccaaGGTGGCGGTGGTTCAGGCTATGGGCATGGGTCCGGTGAGGGTTCTGGCTATGGCGGTGGTGCTAGTGGTGGTGGTGGCcacggaggtggtggcggtggcggacaAGGTGGTGGGTCTGGCGGGTGCTCAGGCTACGGTTCCGGGTCTGGCAGTGGATATGGTGGAGcgtatggaggcggcggcggcggcggtggcggcggaggtggTCAAGGTGGAGGCTCTGGCTATGGCTCCGGGTCTGGCTCTGGATACGGTTATGGCTCCGGCGGTGGCTTCGGAAATGGACGCCACTGA